The Chroicocephalus ridibundus chromosome 4, bChrRid1.1, whole genome shotgun sequence genome contains the following window.
ACTTGGGGCCGGGGTCGCAGCAGGGGACTGGGGGACGGGACTTGGGGCCGGGGCTGCCACTGTGACCGTGGGCCGTGACGGGGGGCCGGGGTCGCAGCAGGGGACTGGGGGACGGGACttggggccggggccgcccctgtGACCGTGGGCCGtgacgggggggccggggccgcccctgtGACCGTGGGCCGtgacgggggggccggggccgcccctgtGACCGTGGGCCGtgacgggggggccggggccgcccctgtGACCGTGGGCCGtgacgggggggccggggccgcccctgtGACCGTGGGCCGtgacgggggggccggggccgcccctgtGACCGTGGGCCGtgacgggggggccggggccgcccctgtGACCGTGGGCCGtgacgggggggccggggccgcccctgtGACCGTGGGCCGtgacgggggggccggggccgcccctgtGACCGTGGGCCGtgacgggggggccggggccgcccctgtGACCGTGGGCCGtgacgggggggccggggccgccacTGTGACCGTGGGCCGggacgggggggccggggccgccacTGTGACCGTGGGCCGTGACGGGGGGCCGAGGCTCCGGACTTGGGGCCGGGGCCACGATGGAGGACCGGTGCTCGGGACTCGGTGCCGGGGCCTCGGGACTGCAGTGGGAGGTCAGATGCCGGGACCGGGACTCGGCCTGTGGTGGTGCCCCTGACCTTCGCCGTGTCCCCGCAGGAGCTGGAGGCGATGAGCAGATACACCAGCCCGGTGAACCCGGCCGTCTTCCCGCACCTCAccgtggtgctgctggccatcGGCATGTTCTTCACCGCCTGGTTCTTCGTGTATccctgggctggaggtgggggcgggggaggcggggggtccCCTCACCTCGCTCTGCTGCCGTTCGTGCCTTAACCCCCCGGCTGCAGCTACGAGGTGACTTCTACCAAGTACACGCGGGACATCTACAAGGAGCTGTTGATCTCGCTGGTGGCCTCGCTCTTCATGGGCTTCGGGgtcctctttctgctgctgtgggtCGGGATCTACGTCTGAAGCTCGGGCGGAGGAGCACCGGCACTGCCTGGGGAACTCCTGCGGCTGTAAGCGCCCTGAGGGCCTaatgtttggggtggggggtggaaatGCAGCCCTGTGACAGCTGATCTTGACAAAAGCCACCTTTTTTGGGGCGTAAAGTTAAGATGCGCAAAAGGCTGTGCTGTCATCCCCTCTGCAGCCTTTGGGATTAAGCATGGCGGCTACTCCAAGTTGGGTGGCTTAGATGGGGAGTGCTCCTGTGCCTGTCTGTTCCCTCTTAGCAGAACTGGAGTTCGTCCCCGTCTGAGGCAGGAGAGAAACGTGTGTGCTGGGTATTGTCCCTTCCTCTGTGGCTTTAGTAGCAGCAGAGTCCGGCTCTGGTGCTGCCCCGGCCTCACCGACCTCCTTCATCTCTCCTTTGATTCTAGGTGGGAAGACCTGCAGAAgctctttttttatatttcttttatacttCAACATCAAAGTCCGTGTCAGGCACGGACTGTGCCGCTGTTGAGCGATTTCCGCccacccaacaaaccaaacctgaaTAAAACTGCCTCTGTGATGCACTTGCCTTTGGACTCACGGTTTGTCTTTTAgagagtgtttgtttttttttttttttttttacctgcctTTTCCAAACCACTTGGATATTGGCATAAGATCCATGTGCCATGGGGTGGGCCCTGTGTTTATCAGAGATTTCCACAACTGTGTCTGCCCAGAAGTGTTTCAGTGCCACCTTGTGCCCTAGTGCAGCAAGACTTTAGAAAATAAGGCTTTCTTCCTAAGCCTGCTTTTATATCCCTCAACCTTCCTTACCGTCTCGTCCCCTTGCCCTTTTGCTGGCACGCTGTGCCCGTTCTCGTCCCGAGCCAGCGGCGGTGGCCCCTCGCAGAGCGGAGAGGGACAGTGTGGCAGATGCACCCGCCCCGTCGAAGCCCCGACAAGGATCAGACCTGAAAAAAGCCCGCAAAAAAAACCGAACAAAGACCCAATGGAAAACTTCCCACCACAGCTTTGGTCATGCCCACGTGGTGGTGGGCGTTTCGGTTGAA
Protein-coding sequences here:
- the TMEM258 gene encoding transmembrane protein 258, whose translation is MELEAMSRYTSPVNPAVFPHLTVVLLAIGMFFTAWFFVYEVTSTKYTRDIYKELLISLVASLFMGFGVLFLLLWVGIYV